Proteins from a genomic interval of Gemmatimonadaceae bacterium:
- the radC gene encoding DNA repair protein RadC, whose amino-acid sequence MSLPELPSKALTIRELPRSERPRERLVDLGASALSSAELLAILLGSGGSGQSSVQIGQAVLAEAGGALRWIARQPVAALTHLQGIGMARAVTIHASLELGRRMALESRQDGSPIRSPRDVVEYFAPRMEDLPVEEFHVAVLDAQHRLERDITVTRGILNSSLVHPREVFREAIAERAAAVILVHNHPSGDPAPSVDDRAVTEQLVAAGRLLDIPVHDHVIIGRGRYTSFAEAGLL is encoded by the coding sequence ATGTCGTTGCCGGAATTGCCGTCGAAAGCACTGACCATTCGAGAGCTGCCCCGGAGCGAGCGGCCGAGAGAGCGGCTGGTCGACCTTGGGGCCTCGGCGCTCAGTAGTGCCGAACTGCTCGCGATTCTGTTGGGGTCTGGCGGCTCTGGACAATCGTCTGTGCAGATCGGGCAAGCGGTGCTTGCAGAGGCCGGCGGTGCGCTGCGATGGATCGCGCGGCAGCCCGTCGCCGCGCTCACGCATCTACAAGGCATCGGCATGGCGCGCGCGGTCACCATTCACGCGTCGCTCGAGCTCGGGCGGCGGATGGCGCTCGAGAGCCGGCAGGATGGTTCGCCGATTCGCTCGCCGCGCGACGTCGTCGAGTACTTCGCGCCGCGGATGGAGGATCTGCCGGTTGAGGAATTTCATGTGGCGGTGCTGGATGCGCAGCATCGCCTGGAACGCGACATCACCGTGACGCGGGGGATTCTGAATTCCTCATTGGTGCATCCCCGCGAAGTGTTCCGTGAGGCGATCGCCGAGCGCGCGGCGGCGGTGATTCTGGTGCACAACCATCCGAGTGGCGATCCGGCCCCATCCGTGGACGATCGGGCCGTCACCGAGCAGCTCGTGGCGGCCGGCCGACTGCTCGACATTCCCGTGCACGATCATGTGATCATAGGCCGCGGCCGATATACCAGTTTTGCGGAAGCAGGGCTGCTATGA
- a CDS encoding NAD(P)/FAD-dependent oxidoreductase has protein sequence MTTDLDAILDRLAREVLMVDAEGRDLTKQYADVLRDGLPKLEKSNKRAAALRRDVIVVGAGIAGLVAGWLLKRAGCNVTILEANDSRVGGRVKTFHTTPEDGPAFSDPALYAEAGAMRIPTTHPLVNALIDQLGLGKLKQPFYNVDVSPDGKQTFAAWIRVNGLRVRRAAYNNGKLTPGERTLGFRVPERYAEMTANAILAEALAEPNSWITVDKTLPPDKQLEQQIAGWRKIIERFDGSSMLDYLRAYFTGQGISPIDQQSLIAYLGTLQNLTSRLALSFLHSFVDTFYISSSASYIELRGGNWQLPEAFVAELERELVMDARVVEIQWANGDHGEKSEPCAKAVHRGKPGVYARSVNEPVVKRGVARRNRTRFERELTADHMIVTVPFSALRFVSTSPMFSYEKRRAIIELHYDSATKVLLEFSERFWEWSEEEWHRFLPDEYRGHGSIGGGSITDAPNRFIYFPSHPTGDSRGGVVLASYTWADEANRWDSIPAEDRYAAALDGLVDMYGGGIRRFFTGVGRTQSWMEDYYAYGEAAVFTPGQLIALHPHIPTPEGNVHFAGEHTSLKHAWIEGAIESGIRAAIEVHERVAAGAQA, from the coding sequence GTGACAACCGATCTCGACGCGATACTCGACCGCCTGGCCCGCGAAGTCCTCATGGTGGACGCCGAGGGCCGGGACCTGACGAAGCAGTACGCCGACGTCCTGCGCGACGGTCTGCCGAAATTAGAAAAATCCAATAAACGAGCGGCCGCGCTCCGGCGTGACGTCATCGTCGTCGGCGCCGGCATCGCCGGGCTCGTGGCCGGCTGGCTGCTCAAGCGCGCCGGCTGCAACGTCACCATCCTCGAGGCCAACGACTCGCGCGTCGGCGGACGCGTGAAGACGTTCCACACAACGCCCGAGGACGGTCCCGCATTCAGCGATCCCGCCCTCTACGCCGAGGCGGGTGCCATGCGCATTCCGACGACGCACCCGCTCGTGAACGCGCTGATCGACCAGCTCGGCCTCGGCAAATTGAAGCAGCCGTTCTACAACGTGGACGTGTCGCCGGACGGCAAGCAGACGTTCGCGGCCTGGATTCGCGTCAACGGCCTCCGCGTCCGGCGCGCCGCGTACAACAACGGCAAGCTGACGCCGGGCGAACGCACACTCGGCTTCCGCGTGCCGGAGCGCTACGCCGAGATGACGGCAAACGCCATTCTCGCGGAAGCGCTGGCCGAGCCGAACTCGTGGATCACGGTCGACAAGACGTTGCCGCCGGACAAGCAACTCGAGCAGCAGATCGCCGGTTGGCGGAAGATCATCGAGCGCTTCGACGGATCCAGCATGCTGGATTATCTGCGGGCCTATTTCACGGGGCAGGGCATCTCCCCGATCGATCAGCAAAGTCTGATCGCCTACCTCGGCACGCTGCAGAATCTCACGTCGCGATTGGCGCTCTCGTTCCTGCACAGCTTCGTCGACACGTTCTACATCAGCTCGAGCGCCAGCTACATCGAGTTGCGGGGCGGCAACTGGCAGCTGCCAGAGGCGTTCGTCGCCGAGCTGGAACGCGAGCTCGTGATGGACGCGCGCGTCGTCGAGATTCAATGGGCGAACGGCGACCACGGCGAGAAAAGCGAGCCGTGCGCGAAGGCGGTGCATCGCGGCAAACCCGGCGTCTACGCGCGCTCCGTGAACGAACCGGTCGTCAAACGCGGCGTCGCGCGCCGGAATCGCACGCGCTTCGAACGCGAGCTCACGGCCGATCACATGATCGTGACGGTTCCGTTCTCGGCGCTGCGCTTCGTTTCGACGTCACCGATGTTCAGCTACGAGAAGCGGCGCGCGATCATCGAGCTGCATTACGATTCGGCGACGAAAGTCCTGCTCGAGTTCAGCGAGCGGTTCTGGGAATGGTCGGAGGAGGAGTGGCACCGGTTTCTCCCCGACGAGTATCGCGGCCATGGCTCGATCGGCGGCGGATCGATCACCGACGCGCCGAACCGATTCATCTACTTCCCAAGCCATCCGACAGGAGACAGCCGCGGCGGCGTCGTGCTCGCGAGCTACACGTGGGCCGACGAGGCGAATCGCTGGGACTCGATTCCGGCCGAGGATCGATACGCAGCCGCGTTGGACGGGCTCGTCGACATGTATGGCGGCGGTATCCGCCGATTCTTCACCGGCGTCGGCCGCACGCAGAGCTGGATGGAGGATTACTACGCCTACGGCGAAGCCGCGGTGTTCACGCCCGGTCAATTGATCGCGCTGCATCCACACATCCCGACGCCCGAAGGCAACGTGCACTTCGCCGGGGAGCACACGTCGCTCAAACATGCGTGGATCGAGGGCGCGATCGAGTCCGGCATTCGCGCGGCGATCGAAGTTCACGAGCGCGTGGCCGCCGGAGCACAGGCATGA
- a CDS encoding thiamine pyrophosphate-binding protein, giving the protein MTAASITVAAYLKRRLEELGLDRVFTVAGNYTAPFLDTILEDKKSPIAITGMSNEMVAGYAADGYGRLRGLACVAVTYGVGAFSVLNAVAGSMVEGVPVVVINGAPTTKQLQNERNAGLLYSHMTTDPYSNLDVFRRITVESVRIVNALAAPAQIDAMLTACIAQHTPVYLEVLEDVWRAECAAPAGPLATKTVTVTKSNVDAAVKATLAMIAAHGTPLLWVGVEIQRMRLQQELLELLDATELHYTTSLLGKSVLKENHPRFLGVFAPNSPDEMKKLAGGAGCLIGLGAWTTGKDVNNQNIHGDKVALAAQRGVVVGPRYYPSVPLRDFIRAFREALTAPKTKITAYQPKALPMLRALAAKTPTGLTYDSFFAQIDSWLRPEHVVVCDAGFPLIGAQNLRIAAQDGFVAEAAWLSIGYSVGAAVGVKCAKPNERTLVFVGDGAFQETCQGVSAMRALGQNTVVFVLDNGIYGIEQRLVNPNPFRAPVTKYQPPLLNDIYSYNHMHPWAYERLADVFGGQGRTAKNVEELRAVLKEIDEKPAELFLVHVTLPATDTPAAVKPGLRAPGEDETLHPNWPPANIF; this is encoded by the coding sequence ATGACGGCCGCGTCGATCACCGTGGCGGCCTACCTCAAGCGACGGCTCGAGGAGCTCGGTCTCGATCGCGTGTTCACGGTTGCGGGCAACTACACCGCGCCGTTTCTCGACACGATTCTCGAAGACAAAAAATCGCCTATCGCCATCACGGGCATGTCGAACGAAATGGTTGCCGGCTACGCTGCCGACGGGTACGGCCGACTGCGTGGGCTGGCATGCGTGGCCGTAACGTACGGTGTCGGTGCGTTCAGTGTCCTGAACGCGGTCGCGGGATCGATGGTCGAAGGCGTTCCCGTCGTCGTCATCAACGGCGCGCCGACGACCAAGCAGCTGCAGAACGAGCGCAACGCGGGCTTGTTGTATTCGCACATGACGACGGACCCGTACAGCAACCTCGACGTTTTTCGGCGTATCACGGTCGAGTCGGTGCGCATCGTCAACGCGCTGGCGGCGCCGGCGCAGATCGACGCGATGCTCACCGCCTGCATCGCCCAGCACACGCCGGTCTACCTCGAGGTACTCGAAGATGTGTGGCGGGCCGAGTGTGCGGCGCCCGCGGGTCCGCTGGCGACGAAGACCGTGACGGTCACGAAGTCGAACGTCGACGCCGCGGTGAAGGCCACGCTTGCAATGATCGCGGCACACGGTACGCCGCTCTTGTGGGTTGGGGTCGAGATTCAGCGCATGCGTCTGCAACAGGAGCTGCTCGAGCTCCTCGACGCCACGGAGCTTCACTATACGACCTCGCTGCTCGGCAAGTCCGTGCTCAAGGAGAATCATCCCCGCTTCCTCGGAGTCTTCGCCCCAAACTCGCCGGATGAGATGAAGAAGCTGGCCGGCGGAGCGGGATGTCTGATCGGACTCGGTGCCTGGACCACCGGTAAGGACGTCAACAATCAGAACATCCACGGTGACAAGGTGGCGCTCGCGGCGCAGCGCGGTGTCGTCGTGGGGCCGCGATATTATCCGAGCGTGCCGCTGCGCGATTTCATTCGCGCGTTTCGTGAAGCGCTGACCGCCCCGAAGACGAAGATCACCGCGTACCAGCCAAAGGCGTTGCCGATGCTTCGCGCGCTGGCGGCGAAGACGCCCACCGGGCTGACGTACGATTCATTCTTCGCGCAGATCGACTCGTGGCTTCGCCCCGAGCACGTCGTCGTGTGCGATGCCGGCTTTCCGCTCATCGGCGCGCAAAATCTGCGCATCGCGGCGCAGGACGGATTCGTCGCCGAAGCGGCCTGGCTATCGATTGGGTATTCGGTTGGCGCGGCGGTGGGCGTGAAATGCGCCAAGCCGAACGAGCGAACGCTCGTGTTCGTCGGCGACGGCGCGTTTCAGGAGACCTGTCAGGGCGTGTCGGCCATGCGTGCCCTGGGTCAGAATACCGTGGTATTCGTGCTCGATAATGGTATTTATGGTATCGAACAGCGGTTAGTGAACCCGAATCCGTTTCGGGCACCGGTCACGAAGTACCAGCCGCCGTTGCTCAACGACATTTATTCGTACAATCACATGCACCCGTGGGCGTACGAACGGTTGGCCGACGTCTTCGGCGGACAGGGCAGGACGGCGAAGAACGTCGAGGAGTTGCGCGCCGTGCTAAAGGAGATCGATGAGAAGCCGGCCGAGCTGTTCCTCGTGCACGTGACGCTGCCGGCGACGGATACGCCCGCCGCGGTGAAGCCTGGCTTGCGTGCGCCCGGAGAGGATGAGACGCTGCATCCCAACTGGCCGCCCGCCAACATCTTCTGA
- a CDS encoding bifunctional (p)ppGpp synthetase/guanosine-3',5'-bis(diphosphate) 3'-pyrophosphohydrolase, translating to MTAAADRELIPGWREDELPLHEKLDREMLVRAYRFSEIAHRGQVRNSGDPYITHSVEVAKILAELQLDTVTVAAGILHDVIEDTDVTLRDVEEEFGKQIAEIVDGLTKIAKLPSGGSTQERQVESYRKLLLSIAKDARVIIVKLADRLHNMRTLDYLPPEKRKRIAQETRDLYAPLAHRFGMAKLRWELEDLAFKHLESEEYKALAKKVSQKRAEREALIKQMADPLIERLGKAGIRAVDVSGRPKHLWSIYKKMKQREKPYEEIYDLLAIRVMVDTVPDCYHALGIIHDGWTPVQERIKDYIAQPKSNGYQSLHTTVFGPGKQLYEVQIRTRDMHRTADYGIAAHWRYKEDVKSDELDRHLSWFRQVLELQMDAKTPDEFLEFLKLDLYQDEIFVFTPTGDVIQLPKGATPIDFAFAVHTEIGLHCAGARINGRIAPLSRPLRNSETVEVITSQTAKPTRDWLAHVRTGRARHKIRQVLKREAQSSAEKLGQEILDREIKRRRLSKLDDDELDRAAKELSLMDGTHLLASIGQGDVNITLALKHIYPDAVDTEPAKQNVFERFVDRVTRTSKGVRIQGVDGLMVRYAQCCQPVPGDPVVGYVTRGRGVSIHRADCPNLLLLAHEPERRLEIDWQEAQGERFLVRLALEGNDRRGLYADVAAAVSSTGTDIKSMDLKSVDGRTSGSILVEVENLVHLEKIMRATRRVKGITDVARRERLTADA from the coding sequence GTGACGGCCGCGGCGGACCGCGAGCTGATTCCAGGTTGGCGCGAGGACGAGCTTCCGCTACACGAGAAGCTCGACCGTGAGATGCTCGTGCGCGCCTACCGGTTCAGCGAGATCGCGCATCGCGGCCAGGTCCGCAACTCGGGCGATCCGTACATCACGCACTCGGTCGAGGTCGCGAAGATCCTGGCCGAGCTGCAGCTGGATACGGTGACCGTCGCGGCGGGCATTCTGCACGACGTCATCGAGGACACCGACGTCACCCTGCGCGACGTCGAGGAGGAATTCGGCAAGCAGATCGCCGAGATCGTCGACGGGCTGACGAAGATCGCGAAGCTGCCGAGCGGCGGGTCGACGCAGGAGCGGCAGGTCGAGAGCTACCGGAAGCTCCTCTTGTCGATCGCGAAGGACGCGCGGGTGATCATCGTCAAGCTCGCCGACCGGCTGCACAACATGCGGACGCTCGACTATCTGCCGCCCGAGAAGCGAAAGCGGATCGCGCAAGAGACGCGCGACCTCTACGCGCCGCTGGCGCACCGCTTCGGTATGGCGAAGCTGCGTTGGGAGCTCGAGGATCTCGCTTTTAAACATCTTGAATCAGAAGAATATAAAGCTCTCGCCAAGAAGGTGTCGCAGAAGCGCGCCGAGCGCGAGGCGCTGATCAAGCAGATGGCCGACCCGCTCATCGAGCGGCTGGGCAAGGCGGGCATTCGCGCCGTGGACGTGAGCGGGCGCCCCAAGCACCTGTGGTCGATCTACAAGAAGATGAAGCAGCGCGAGAAGCCGTACGAGGAGATCTACGACCTGCTCGCCATTCGCGTGATGGTCGACACCGTGCCCGATTGCTATCACGCGCTGGGCATCATTCACGACGGCTGGACGCCGGTGCAGGAGCGCATCAAGGACTATATCGCGCAGCCCAAGTCGAACGGCTATCAGTCACTGCACACGACGGTGTTCGGGCCGGGCAAGCAGCTGTACGAAGTGCAAATCCGCACGCGCGACATGCACCGCACCGCGGACTACGGCATCGCGGCGCACTGGCGCTATAAGGAAGATGTGAAGTCCGACGAGCTCGATCGCCATCTGTCGTGGTTCCGGCAGGTGCTCGAGCTCCAGATGGACGCGAAGACGCCGGACGAGTTTTTAGAGTTCTTGAAACTCGACCTGTATCAGGACGAGATCTTCGTCTTCACGCCCACGGGCGACGTCATTCAGTTGCCGAAGGGCGCGACACCGATCGACTTCGCGTTCGCGGTGCACACGGAAATCGGGCTTCACTGCGCGGGCGCGCGTATCAACGGCCGCATCGCCCCGCTGTCACGCCCCCTGCGCAACTCGGAGACGGTCGAGGTCATCACCTCGCAGACGGCGAAACCGACGCGCGACTGGCTGGCGCACGTTCGCACGGGCCGCGCGCGCCACAAGATCCGCCAGGTCTTGAAGCGTGAGGCGCAGTCGTCGGCCGAGAAGCTCGGTCAGGAAATTCTGGATCGTGAGATCAAGCGCCGTCGCTTGAGCAAGCTCGACGACGACGAGCTGGATCGCGCCGCGAAGGAATTGAGCCTGATGGACGGCACGCATCTGCTCGCGTCGATCGGGCAGGGCGACGTCAACATCACGCTCGCGCTCAAGCACATCTACCCGGACGCCGTGGACACGGAGCCGGCGAAGCAGAACGTCTTCGAGCGCTTCGTCGATCGCGTCACACGTACGTCGAAGGGCGTGCGCATTCAGGGCGTCGACGGCTTGATGGTGCGCTACGCGCAGTGTTGCCAGCCGGTGCCGGGCGATCCCGTGGTTGGATACGTCACGCGCGGGCGCGGCGTGTCGATTCATCGCGCGGATTGTCCAAACTTGTTATTGCTTGCGCACGAGCCGGAGCGCCGGCTCGAGATCGATTGGCAAGAGGCGCAAGGTGAGCGGTTCCTCGTGCGGTTGGCGCTCGAGGGAAACGACCGGCGCGGACTCTATGCCGACGTCGCGGCCGCGGTGAGCTCGACCGGCACCGACATCAAGAGCATGGATCTCAAGAGCGTCGATGGGCGGACGTCGGGGTCGATTCTCGTCGAGGTCGAGAATCTCGTGCATCTCGAGAAGATCATGCGCGCGACGCGGCGGGTGAAGGGGATTACGGATGTGGCGCGGCGGGAGCGGTTGACGGCGGACGCGTGA
- a CDS encoding methyltransferase domain-containing protein, with the protein MAIPDLLCEHPRNTIRRSAWRAECGVCGSYWDLDSLASRVVYDESYPEHRGHFDPRVGALKVKTLRHWLDKTRIQLDGLSVCEVGFGGGTCLPFLAGRAAHVIGLEVNQTAIDRVRATGVRAELLLVDPLPTPSRPVDLWLFQDSFEHIPNPTPFVEWMNAHSAPDATILMVLPRGDSLSRRMLGRLWPHKLPDHEFVWSRAGAIEFLGRHGWTWASEFFPLKYASPEMVLAHGLHKLGVGKSLARALSGARVAFPLNFGEMGLVLRRAAP; encoded by the coding sequence ATGGCGATTCCCGATCTGCTCTGCGAGCACCCGCGAAACACGATTCGTCGATCGGCCTGGCGCGCCGAATGCGGCGTCTGCGGCTCGTACTGGGACCTGGACTCGCTTGCCTCGCGCGTCGTTTACGACGAATCGTACCCTGAACACCGCGGCCACTTCGACCCTCGTGTCGGCGCACTCAAGGTCAAGACGCTTCGCCATTGGCTCGACAAGACACGCATTCAACTCGACGGACTCAGCGTCTGCGAGGTCGGCTTCGGCGGCGGCACATGTCTGCCGTTCCTCGCCGGGCGTGCCGCGCACGTCATCGGCCTCGAGGTCAATCAGACGGCGATTGACCGTGTCCGCGCGACCGGCGTGCGTGCCGAACTGCTTCTCGTCGATCCGCTGCCGACGCCATCACGCCCCGTCGATCTCTGGCTGTTTCAGGACAGCTTCGAGCACATTCCGAATCCGACTCCATTCGTCGAATGGATGAACGCGCACTCGGCGCCTGATGCGACAATCCTCATGGTTCTTCCACGCGGCGACTCCCTGTCTCGCCGCATGCTCGGCCGACTCTGGCCGCACAAGCTGCCGGATCACGAGTTCGTCTGGTCGCGGGCCGGCGCCATCGAGTTCCTCGGCCGCCACGGCTGGACGTGGGCCTCGGAATTCTTCCCGCTCAAATACGCCTCGCCCGAAATGGTGCTCGCGCACGGACTGCACAAGCTCGGGGTCGGGAAATCGCTGGCGCGCGCGCTCAGCGGAGCGCGCGTGGCATTTCCGCTGAACTTTGGCGAGATGGGCTTGGTGCTGCGCCGCGCGGCGCCTTGA
- a CDS encoding glycosyltransferase family 9 protein produces the protein MRVQTQRTVDNYVGRLGIALLRPTAMLLGVVLRRDHQLRVGKEVVWMKMLGGGSLLLAMPALLGFRRTHPNTRMVLITTPSVKPFAELTGVFDEYRIVNNRGVLRMLWTATVALFRTMRADCIIDLEVHSRLTTVFTTLTMARNRVSFWLEDIFWRKGLASHLIFFNRSSGSFHFYDRIADLFGVPVASHAECRDSLLNAIGLGEMPARASDRVAIGFACSELGRERMLTPAEWAKAFREHVRAEHQRFVLLGGPSDRADGEAIVAELRRVFPQLDIVNRCGELSLRDSVRELLACGEFWGIDSSLLHIGRIASLRSISYWGPTDPATRLRNDWVVDETTHYQKIACSPCVHTSEEPPCGGDNRCIKGLFEPGVTAPDWTPIAYPKRRTKVS, from the coding sequence ATGCGCGTGCAGACGCAGCGGACGGTCGACAACTACGTGGGGCGGCTGGGCATTGCCCTGCTGCGTCCGACGGCCATGCTGCTCGGCGTCGTGTTGCGCCGCGACCACCAGCTTCGCGTCGGCAAGGAAGTCGTGTGGATGAAGATGCTGGGCGGCGGCAGCCTGCTACTGGCGATGCCCGCGCTGCTTGGCTTTCGCCGAACTCATCCGAACACGCGCATGGTGCTGATCACGACGCCGAGCGTGAAGCCGTTCGCCGAATTGACGGGCGTGTTCGACGAGTATCGCATTGTGAACAATCGCGGTGTCCTCCGGATGCTGTGGACCGCAACGGTCGCGCTGTTCCGGACGATGCGTGCCGATTGCATCATCGATCTCGAGGTGCACAGCCGTCTGACCACCGTGTTCACGACGCTCACCATGGCGCGGAACCGCGTGAGCTTCTGGCTCGAGGACATCTTCTGGCGGAAGGGACTCGCGTCGCACCTGATCTTCTTCAATCGCTCGTCGGGAAGTTTCCACTTCTATGATCGCATCGCCGATCTGTTCGGCGTTCCGGTGGCGAGCCACGCGGAATGCCGCGATTCGTTGCTGAACGCGATCGGGCTGGGTGAAATGCCCGCGCGCGCGAGCGATCGCGTCGCGATCGGGTTTGCCTGCTCGGAGCTCGGGCGAGAGCGAATGCTCACGCCGGCTGAATGGGCGAAAGCATTTCGCGAGCATGTGCGTGCCGAGCATCAGAGATTCGTGTTGCTCGGCGGACCGTCGGATCGCGCCGACGGCGAGGCAATCGTCGCCGAGCTGAGACGAGTTTTTCCGCAGCTCGACATCGTAAATCGCTGCGGCGAGCTGTCGCTGCGCGATTCGGTGCGCGAGCTGCTCGCGTGCGGCGAATTCTGGGGCATCGATTCGAGTCTCCTTCATATCGGACGGATCGCAAGCCTTCGCTCGATCTCCTACTGGGGGCCGACCGATCCGGCGACGCGCCTGCGCAACGACTGGGTCGTGGACGAGACGACGCATTATCAGAAGATCGCGTGCTCGCCGTGCGTGCACACGAGTGAAGAGCCGCCGTGCGGCGGCGACAATCGGTGCATCAAGGGATTGTTCGAGCCCGGGGTCACGGCGCCGGATTGGACGCCGATCGCGTATCCCAAGCGGCGCACCAAGGTTTCGTGA
- a CDS encoding glycosyltransferase family 87 protein: MGVTVWAVASALFTIALFAVAFYTAMDFRGVPIDGPFQLYNAMRRIQAGFRPGIDFQFFHGLGSAYLYYPFYRLFGGGLEGSELARELGAALAYPIVYLAAFRILTGNWRTAWCLTALALAVSFISGFSASFFALAFAVNGMLGIRSALPTLLPASLLLARTRTQRALVAGVTIGLALFISTEQGLAAILSYGIVSAVAIARRRDWRAQLGESAATIGLSVLILIICLVAVAGFGGMRGALRYNFSTVPADQYWFFGAPPNVFLSSWRTAFSMVVRVWHIGLALLLGVALTIFYLTRLWRSPSGAADQRRFSFALLAVYGLVSCASLLGVFVQVYVQPCWRAILILLSIELYERTRSADERQSRRPWLGVPRPVAIVTAAATIWSIAMSPLLQVSLASSFPSIITEYLFGNAHFRAEAEWPNDLKEGQRIIDGHRGPRGETPMLWSTYAGWLEAQNGIFNPSTDYIIHALGTEGRARYVSQFRTLRPPLAQTVLPTYAQYEPWLENNDWPFYDELLRSYVVAGKTSWSLFWSRRAAPGPEPHAFAEMNVPAGMAGVALPPIPPEYVAPVMLLEVDIDYDTKNPLHWIPVVGQSPRYLVGIQGAVSWLPISLNPFVHHIRFPLVMRQGQQPRLFFETMGLLPGANYVPTRLRVSARAVDSTNTLWLNNLVERLEKR, encoded by the coding sequence GTGGGTGTGACGGTGTGGGCGGTCGCGAGTGCGCTGTTCACGATCGCGCTGTTCGCCGTGGCGTTCTACACCGCGATGGACTTCCGCGGTGTTCCGATCGACGGCCCCTTCCAGTTGTACAACGCGATGCGCCGCATCCAGGCCGGATTTCGGCCCGGCATCGACTTCCAGTTCTTTCACGGGCTCGGCTCGGCGTACCTCTACTATCCGTTCTATCGCCTGTTTGGCGGCGGGCTCGAAGGCTCCGAGCTCGCGCGCGAGCTTGGAGCGGCGCTCGCATACCCGATCGTCTATCTCGCCGCGTTCCGCATTCTCACGGGGAACTGGCGGACGGCTTGGTGCCTCACGGCGCTCGCGCTCGCGGTGTCGTTCATCTCCGGGTTCTCGGCTTCGTTTTTCGCGCTCGCATTCGCCGTCAACGGAATGCTCGGCATTCGCTCGGCGCTGCCCACGCTGCTGCCCGCGTCTCTGTTGCTGGCGCGCACAAGGACGCAGCGGGCGCTCGTGGCCGGAGTCACGATCGGGCTGGCGCTGTTCATCAGCACCGAGCAAGGCCTGGCGGCGATCCTGTCATACGGAATCGTGAGCGCCGTCGCGATTGCCCGCCGCCGCGACTGGCGCGCGCAGCTCGGTGAATCCGCCGCGACGATCGGCCTGTCTGTGCTCATTTTGATCATATGCCTCGTCGCCGTCGCGGGCTTCGGGGGCATGCGCGGGGCGCTGCGTTACAACTTCTCGACCGTGCCCGCCGACCAGTACTGGTTCTTCGGTGCACCGCCGAATGTGTTCCTGAGCTCATGGCGCACGGCGTTCTCGATGGTCGTTCGCGTGTGGCACATTGGGCTCGCGCTGCTGCTCGGCGTCGCCCTGACAATTTTTTATCTCACTCGACTCTGGCGCTCGCCGAGCGGCGCCGCCGACCAGCGGCGTTTTTCGTTCGCGCTGCTCGCGGTGTACGGGCTGGTGTCTTGTGCGTCGCTGCTCGGCGTGTTCGTGCAGGTGTACGTGCAGCCCTGCTGGCGCGCCATTCTCATTTTGCTCTCGATCGAGCTGTACGAGCGCACGAGGTCCGCCGACGAGCGGCAGTCGCGCCGGCCCTGGCTTGGCGTGCCGAGGCCCGTCGCGATCGTGACCGCGGCGGCCACAATCTGGAGCATCGCCATGTCGCCGCTGCTCCAGGTGTCGCTGGCCAGCTCGTTCCCAAGTATCATCACAGAATATCTATTTGGAAACGCTCATTTTCGAGCCGAGGCGGAATGGCCGAACGATTTGAAGGAGGGCCAGCGCATCATCGACGGTCATCGCGGCCCACGCGGCGAGACGCCGATGCTGTGGTCGACGTACGCCGGGTGGCTCGAGGCGCAAAACGGCATCTTCAACCCGTCGACCGACTACATCATCCACGCGCTCGGCACCGAGGGGCGCGCGCGATACGTCTCGCAGTTTCGCACGCTGCGCCCGCCATTGGCGCAGACGGTGCTGCCGACGTATGCGCAATACGAGCCGTGGCTCGAGAACAATGACTGGCCGTTTTACGACGAGCTGCTGCGATCGTACGTCGTCGCGGGAAAGACGTCGTGGTCGTTATTCTGGTCGCGCCGCGCGGCGCCGGGGCCCGAGCCGCACGCGTTTGCCGAGATGAACGTCCCGGCGGGGATGGCGGGCGTCGCGCTGCCGCCCATACCGCCCGAGTATGTCGCTCCGGTGATGCTGCTCGAGGTCGACATCGACTACGACACGAAGAATCCGCTCCACTGGATTCCCGTCGTCGGCCAGAGTCCGCGGTATCTCGTGGGAATTCAGGGCGCGGTGAGTTGGCTGCCGATCTCCCTCAACCCATTCGTGCATCACATCCGCTTCCCGCTCGTGATGCGTCAGGGGCAGCAGCCGCGGCTGTTCTTCGAAACGATGGGCCTGCTTCCAGGCGCAAACTACGTCCCGACGAGGTTGCGAGTATCGGCACGCGCGGTCGATTCCACAAATACGCTGTGGCTCAATAATCTCGTCGAGCGGCTCGAGAAGCGGTAA